In one window of Musa acuminata AAA Group cultivar baxijiao chromosome BXJ3-2, Cavendish_Baxijiao_AAA, whole genome shotgun sequence DNA:
- the LOC135631938 gene encoding uncharacterized protein LOC135631938, whose translation MEAGISPAPVAPSPMPPRPREAAAEVEQVRVRRRALEAVLENCRRALELIENADLGPDTAAAPNSEDENDVDDAPTPLREEEKEQEGSPPQSHSAVDTETDELCSLLKAKVESPDFLEKLGSIQTSIYQNNYDDNASWDMVTATDLWEDKHVDGGSVPDQDDYVLVNQEDIVDGIACFMAAYLLSLKQTKELTPNQLQEALCKTFSVKKKKSRLRKAWEGSQVIYNIASWGATAIGIYQNPAILKAASVAFWSSCRVVSKLL comes from the exons ATGGAGGCAGGCATCTCCCCAGCCCCGGTGGCCCCTTCACCCATGCCGCCCCGCCCACGCGAGGCGGCTGCGGAGGTGGAGCAGGTCCGCGTCAGGAGGCGGGCCCTCGAGGCGGTTCTGGAAAATTGTAGGAGAGCCCTTGAATTGATCGAGAACGCCGACCTCGGGCCGGATACCGCCGCCGCCCCCAATTCGGAGGACGAGAACGACGTGGATGACGCGCCGACTCCGCttcgagaagaggagaaggagcagGAGGGATCGCCGCCGCAGTCTCATTCTGCGGTGGATACCGAGACTGATGAG CTATGTTCCCTTCTCAAGGCAAAAGTTGAATCGCCTGACTTTCTTGAAAAGCTTGGAAGCATCCAGACATCTATTTATCAAAATAATTATG ATGATAATGCATCTTGGGACATGGTTACTGCCACAGATTTGTGGGAAGATAAGCATGTTGATGGGGGGAGTGTCCCAGACCAAGATGATTATGTTCTTGTTAATCAAGAGGATATTGTGGATGGCATAGCATGCTTCATGGCTGCTTACCTATTATCACTAAAGCAAACTAAA GAATTAACACCCAATCAGCTTCAAGAAG CCCTTTGCAAAACATTTTctgtaaagaagaagaagagcaggctCCGAAAGGCATGGGAGGGAAGCCAAGTTATTTACAACATTGCTTCTTGGGGTGCTACTGCTATTGG GATTTACCAAAATCCAGCAATACTTAAGGCAGCCTCTGTAGCCTTTTGGTCCTCTTGTCGTGTCGTATCAAAGTTATTATAA